ATATTTTGTCACCATACAAtggcaaaaaatattttcatgtttttattcaaaataactaCTCCAGCAAAGGGTGTATGAGACCTTTATTGAACCTTCAATACATTTCTCTCAATAAGGGTGATTACGAACATATTCCATAATGTATTTGAGACCAAGCCAGGTCTCCTCTGCAGTGGGGATGATCTGGTTGGCAGGCAGCAGGAAACCGTAGTAGCCCGTATCACGCAACTCAAAGGCAAAGGAATATTTGATGCCAATATTGTAGGTCCAATCGATGCTTCCACCACTTGCTTGGTCTGAAATATAACAGGCCACTATCACAATCAGAAAACAGTCAGAAGCCATATCTTGGTACTCAAACAGAGCATGCAGTCTACTTACAGATAATTTTGCAGATGCTACCGACTTGGTATCTGGTGTTATAGAGGGAGGTGAGTTCTTTAATTGCAGCTGTCCCAACAGAATGCtacaataaatgaaaacaacaatacaaaatattaacaagaaaatacaaaaattaataaatacatctgaaaacGCGATTATATAAGACAAACCAGatttataaaaatttttaaTGGATATGAATTGACTTACAAGCTCAGACTTTTCAGGAATGTCTGTGCATGTGTAACCATAGGGATACATTAACAGTTGGGAGTAAGAGTGCATGGAGATGAAGGATTTGAAATTGCTGTGGCCCCTGATGAGGTCCACAACGTTTTTCACTTCCACCTCAGAGTTGGCAAAGGGCCCATGGTAGGATTCGGAACAGGGGTCCTTGCTGGCTCCTGGACCTGGCAGAACATGTCTACAGTTACTGTATATGGTGAAATATTGCAACAAGACAATGATGATATCTACATACCACCAAAACCAGCATCCCAGTTCCTGTTGGGATCAGTACCACGGCAGGAGGAGCCAGAGTTCACTGAGCGAGTTTTACGCCACATACGGTTCTGAATGTAGAGAACATTTGAATGCATATTTGCTTCATGTTTTTGACTGTTACATACATTAAGTGATATTTGGAACAATAATTATTGTATGAAAGGTTTTAAAAATTTGCATGTCAACACATCAGAATATGGTTATATGGTTAATATATAGAATGGGCATTGGAATCAAAAACCCCTGCTCAATAAATCCTCCGACTCCAAAAAATTGTTAACCATTTTGCAAGCTCTTGAGTATTTTTCTTTCTCTAAATTGAGAGTCTAATAAGGCTGTCACGATGGCAGGTGTGATTGCTCAGGAGTCTGGACATCTACCAAAACAAGTTAGTTCAACAGCAGGTGACCTACATTTGTGTGAGTAAAAACATATCCATCAGGGTTGGTCACAATCATCAAGTAGATATCCATTTGACCAAGGAGAGAGGTCACAGAGGGATCAACGCCATAGTCTGAAGCAATCTAAAGCAGAAAAGATGATTATTCCACAaactgaaaatgattttttatcaCTTTATTTCATTCATCTTACCTTGTTGGCGATCCACACAGCAGAAGCCTGAGTAACCCACTCCCTGGAGTGGATTCCAGCATCAACCCAGATCGCTGGTCGACTCACACCACCCGTGCTGAACTGGAATCAGTGCAAATAGATTCAACAAAACCTGTGTTCACAATCACATAATCTGTACTGTATCAGACTTTACCTTCAGGGCATACATGGGACGGTTCTCATAGGAGTTGCCAATGCGCACTTTAGTGATCAGGTTAGGGTGACTTGCAACAAGCGTGTCCATAAAACTGTATAGCTGAAGTGAATGAAATATTCAGACATTTGTTCATGTTAGAAAAGCTTATCATCATTCCTATATCATGCAAATTGTTTTATAGTCCATGTACTTACAGTCTCCAGGTCATGATAAGCAGCAAAGTTGAAACTCTTGGTGCTGCGCTCCATCTTTGCATTACTAACCATTTCTGCTTTCTCCTTGTCCAAAAGTTCCTGAGGCACAGAAAAAACTTGTatgttacagttttatttgcGGTATTAACAGCTTCTGggacaaaatgaaaattctaaatA
This genomic stretch from Onychostoma macrolepis isolate SWU-2019 chromosome 25, ASM1243209v1, whole genome shotgun sequence harbors:
- the cpa4 gene encoding carboxypeptidase A4: MRLYLAVFALLAAVHCEELFNGDQVLRIHAESESHIHALKELEEDVESGLDFWTHGFSTERPVDIRVPNSSLHAVKDFLKKNNIPFTVMINNVQELLDKEKAEMVSNAKMERSTKSFNFAAYHDLETLYSFMDTLVASHPNLITKVRIGNSYENRPMYALKFSTGGVSRPAIWVDAGIHSREWVTQASAVWIANKIASDYGVDPSVTSLLGQMDIYLMIVTNPDGYVFTHTNNRMWRKTRSVNSGSSCRGTDPNRNWDAGFGGPGASKDPCSESYHGPFANSEVEVKNVVDLIRGHSNFKSFISMHSYSQLLMYPYGYTCTDIPEKSELHSVGTAAIKELTSLYNTRYQVGSICKIIYQASGGSIDWTYNIGIKYSFAFELRDTGYYGFLLPANQIIPTAEETWLGLKYIMEYVRNHPY